In Lolium perenne isolate Kyuss_39 chromosome 5, Kyuss_2.0, whole genome shotgun sequence, the sequence GAGCTGATTGTAATGCAACGCCTATCATGAGCTAGCACTAGAATCTCCCTCATATGAAGGGGAGCCGAGTCAAACCTCCAAGCTCTCCCTGGCAAAACGTCAAACAGAACATGTGCGCTGTGAAAGTTTACTAAACTAGTGCACTACGGCTACTCCTTTTCCTAGGGTTTCAGGCAAATCTGTCCAAATCTCACCTCCAGAAGAAACCGTGCCCTCCGGTAGTACCCGAGACCAGCCCACATCTCATTCACCTCCTGGAAAAAAGAATAATGAATCAGGAATTCGATTTCCACCGGCAAACTATGCATCAAGATTGAATCTTTCGTGCACAAGAGTGTCTCTATCACCCGGTTTCACCTCCTGCGTGGCGGCGGCGAGGGTCTCCACGGTGGGCCACTGCTCCATCCAGCGGGAGTAGTAGTCGATGACGACGGGCACCCTCGTCTGCTGCAGCATCACCTCCGACACCCACACCGCGTACGCCCTCTTTTCCCTGCCCTCGCGCCCCGGCGCCGCGGAGAATCGCCACGGAAGGTCGCGCCGGTGCGCGTCATACCACCGGAGCAACCCGGAACGCAGCGCGGCCGGCGCCGAGGCGGGGCCCACCAGGGCCGCGGACGTCGCCAGGTCCTCGATGTCCGCGGAAGGGGGCGCGGCGGCGGAGCCGGCCTGCAGTTTTCTGGCGGGCCGCCGACTGGTGGTGACCTTGCCCTTAGGGCTCTTGGCCATGGAAGCGACGCGACGGAGCGGGATTTTGAAATGTCTCCAAGTCTTGGCGCTAGTAGAGATTTGGGAGACGGAGAGCGAAGGGGAAGAGTACTCCCTTCCATTCCAATAAATAAGTTCTTCTAGTTTTTATGTGTTTTTTATTTTGATTAAAAGTTACTTTACATATATAAAGATTTTCCATGTAAAATCAGCATCATTACAAATTGAATTTCAATACGAATTCAACGATATTAATTACGTACAATATAATTGATATTTTGTTGCTTAACTTTTTTTTGTCAAAGTTCGGCTTAAAATACGCGTACATCTTATTCATTAAATTGGAGGTAGTATTATATAAGTCAAAGTTTATTTAGCCATTTTTTTGAAACATAGTACAAACAAACAGTcacacatttttttttttttgagaaacacagtacaaacgcagacgctcacatacacgcgtatacactcacccctatgaacgcacacacgcacaccctacccctatgagcacctccggaagactgagccggcggattggatcttgaaattgacgaagtcaccacaggcgcctcgctgtcgacgggaacgtcgcctcccactgaatgaatattccgcctttataagacacacagatgtcaaatctgggatttgaactctggtgggctgggggtacaaccacccttctaaccacccaacctcaggttggttctcaaaCGGTCACACATTTTTATAAACACACATATCACGTTCTATCCTGCCCCAGATCGAAGAACTTGCACTTAAATACTAAGAGACGGAAAAAATATGCCGAAGCATATGTGGTGGAAATGTTTGAGTCTCTAATGACATTAGTCTAAATTACTTCTCAGTACGACCAGCCCAACAACCCATAGTAGGAGTAACATATAGATCTTCATTTTATCTCGGAAAACACTACTTTATGGTAACATAACTATAGTTCAACAAGTATTCGTCTCCTTAATTATTTATTTATTTGAAAAGGAAAAGTACATCGACATATGCAAACGAAGTGATGCATACAATCTCCATTCCATTGTTTTGTCCACAAAGAGCCTTACAACGAACATCCAACCCGTGAGGGCTGCCTACGTTGTTGTGCTATAAACAATGTGACAACGCATCATCTCCAGATAACACAACAATAGGGAGAAACGAGGCCCAGTTCCCTGGCCATAGCTTTCGTTGTCTCACCATCAAAACTAAAGATATTGTCTCATGCCCACGCTCTTGAAGGTACCTCCGCCGTCTGCCGCGAACCCATCCCCAGGGCGCAGGTCGAATCAAAGAACCTCGAGCCGCCAGATAGCATCACCGCCCTATGTGTGTACATCACTACCTATCCTCCCCCGAGACTCCATGACGCCATGCAGCCAAGACCCGCCATCGTTGATGGGGGTAGATGCCATGCTTATCCACATCTGGCCCCCTCCAACCAGCATCTGATACATAAACGATGCCCACTAGAGGGAGAGTGGTGCCAAAGCCATTATTGCCTGATTCAGGAACCTAGATCTGGGGTTTTCCCATGGAGCAAACGACCTTCCCGTCGATCCTAGCTACGCAGTGTCCCAACGTCGCCACACCTCCAAGATCACTCTGGCGGATATGAGCTCCAAAATCAGTGCCTCCAAGGAGGTAGGTGAAGCCACACGCCGCCGTTATCTGGTATGTGAGGCCAAACCTGAGGTTTTCCACGGAACTCGATGAAAGCGCCACCGTGACACAATGCGCTCTAAGAAGGTTGGCGACGCATGTAGACGTCGCCGCATCATTCACGACGGCAGAGCCAAGCAAATGATTTATCCCCAATGGTGATCCCACGAACCATGAGAGCTAGAGGTGTAAGACGCTTGTCGTAGGTGCACACCAACGCAGTCAGAAAGGCTATGCCAAACAAATCAGGGCACAAGACAATTTTGGCACGGGAAAGTATCTTGTGCACAGTGCACCTATAGCTCTTCTGCAGTTAGTATAACTAACGTGACAAATCTATGATATTAGTCCACAAAAATTTCTGTAAAAATGAGTACATAGACACCGTGTATATCTACCATGTCACAAAATTCTGGTTATGGATTCAGCTTAAAGCtcaagaaacaaaaaaaagaaagaCAAATCATTCTACAAACAATAGTTAATTCAAATTTGGTCTAATTGGGCACATTAACAATAGCATGAACTAACTTAGATATTTCTCTTTCATGGGCTGCGAAGTTTAATTTTTTAAATGCTATATGATATGTCTATGTACTCTTTAACATTCAGCATATATTTTTGGACATTGAGTGCACTGGTTGCACGCACATGATGTGTGTTCTCACAGTGATACAACCGACCCTGTCCTCTGCAACTTCTCTTGGCGGCTGAAATATTTGAACATCATGTTGACAGTTTGACACCAACCAATTGCGTGTCCAAAGTCTTCTCCCTCCGATCCTATTTAAACAACAAATATCAAAAGCTAGCAGCAAACACTACCTGCTTCAGGATGATCAGAGATGCCTTCTCATTTCTCAAAGCAAGCCTTACGATCTTTCTAAATGCAACAACAACATACTGCACCGACTACCACCAAGGGTTTCAAATTACCGAGAAAGCCATTACTCCACGAGTCCACATTCACCGGGCAGCCAAAAGCATATGGACAATGACCAATTCAAAGTCGCATTTCAGTTCAACATAGAAAGGATAACCAGCGATGGAGATCATATAATACTAGCATTGTTAAATACAGCTAATCCTTAACTTGAAAATTCGCAGCTTCCTGATATGAATCAACAGCCACTCCCTCCTCATATCCGTAGAAAGTGCCATCAGCGACCTGAACTTTCTATCCTTAGAAGAAAACATCTCATGAGCAGTTGACAACTCGTCTTGATCTATATCCAGGTCTCGTTCAAAAATATCTATGACTTCATCACATATCACATTCTCTGGACCTAGCTCACGATCGATCCGAGTTTTCAACACTTTCAAGCAATCTAAGGAAAACTCGAGGAGATCGGAATCAAGATGCACatcgtcatcatcttcttctttttctatgtcagcacacacattatcatttttttcttcttccttgTCAGTAGGTATATCATCATTTTTCTCCTCTTCTTTGCCAGTAGTCACTTTATCAcgtttctcttcttcctcttcggtAGGCACACCTTCTCCTCTGCCCTCATAAGCAAACGCGTATATGGCCATACAAAAAATCGTAGTAAACATTAACGAGAACATGACCATTCGTGTCTTCAGAATTCTATCCTTTTCATATTCAAATGAAAAAACATCCAAGGTCCTTCTTCTCTTCCTCCAGGCCCTACCGTTGTGCTCATTCGTACACGAGCACGCGTCCGAAGGTTCATCCGCCACATACTGAAAAAAAAAATGACAGGAAGCATTAGCATTTACCTGATGATGCTAATTGCACTTTGTCCCTCTTATGCAAGATCATTGAAAACTTTGTACCTCTTATGCAGATATATACGAAATGTTCCAGAATAcagaaaagcaattcaagagaagAACCTTGAAATAGAAAATCTAGGATTATGTACAAGATATACTATAACATATCAGCAGAAGTCACAGCTTATTTATTTTCGTAAGTAGCCCGTGTATTTATCCTGATTGAACAAGACACCCGGGATATTTTAGTGAAGAAGTAAACTGCAGGGAACACCAGATACTTGACACCAACACAAACTCACTAATTCACAAGGTTTTGTAATCTTTTTCACTAGCCCACATGTTAGTCCACCTACAAAATTCAGTTGTCTTTTATCGAGCTCGCAATCTACTTGCCGCAGAGCATCAATAAAATGCTCATATTTGACACTATGGCTTGGTTTATTTTTCGATAAGGATGGCTTGGTTTATATTATTTCACATCTGAGTTATGTAATCCAGTCTGCAGAGTTCATATATGAGTAGAACTCACAATGCCACTCTTAGCGTCCTCGCACAGATGGACATGACAAAGTGACTGTTCTGCAGGTCACAACAAGGCCATAAACTATTTTCGAGGCTTCGGAAGCCCTGTCTACGTTTATTCTGTatgcacggcagcacaagcacaaACGCACACATTCCGTTCTCCTGCGACATGGCAATCTGCACGGCTGCGTCTGAAACTGAAAATCCCCATTTCACGGGTACAAACATAATCCCAAACCTTGTCTGCACAACCTTAGTTTCAAACATAATCGAAAGATTACTCTGAACCCTAACCCCCAAATCTTCCCAAACCAAACACTTAATTTTTTTTCCTCCAACACAAATCTTCCATCCCATGTTAGGTAGAGGTGCCGCGAGGCCTGGTTGTCGTAGAAGAACCGATGTAGGCGAGTCCATGTGGAGAGGACGCGGCCGTCGGTGCTTTGAACAAGCCGCTGGAGGTCATCGCTGAGGGTGGCCATGATCCAGAGGGAGAGATGGATATCAACGGCGAGCCAGTCGTCGGAGGGGTTGGCCGGAGCGGCCCCTTCGGTTACGTGATCAGCGACTTTGTACATGGTGATGAGGAGGGTGAAGATCTGACGCCACTTTGAGAAATTTGCACCGTTGGATTGAACTTGGAACTTGACATAGGTGGAGATGTGCATAGAGAGAATTGGGTGGGAGTGGATGGGAAAGGAGATTGGTGCGGGTAGGGTTGTGTTTGTGGCTGCCATGGTTTGGGTGATCATCGGCAGATCGGCGTTGAGAGAGCCGAGGTTGAGACTGTTGTGTTCAGAGGGAGTTGGGGGGGGCACGGGGTATAGAGGAGGTAGGAGGAGGAGTATGGGGATCTTCAGAAGGGGTGGGCagcggaatggtggtggtggtggccggagcGTGAGAGAGAGGGAGGTCGTCGGCCATGGggaaggctctgataccaagaagaCGAATAGAGTTGGAATTGTTGTGTTGGATTAACTGACCCAAAGGTCTTATACAGTACAGAGGGGATCGTGTGCCATGCGCAGAGGCCCACGCAGAGGCGTGCGAGGCGTGGGACTAGGTCCAAGCTAGAGAGAAGGAGGGGAAGTTACAACAGTAGCAGCAGTGCGTTCAACACCCCTGTAGCCACAAAGGGAGCACCTACCTCGTCCACAGTGAGGGTTCGGCGAGCTCCAGCCCTCGTCGTCGGCGGCGTCCCTGGGGTTCACTTCCGCCAAAATTTCTGGCGCGCGAGAGGCTGCGGGAGGCGCGGAAAATCTCTGGGTGAAATGCTGATTTTTTTAGACAGAGTGAAATGCAGATGACTTGTGAGAGAAACCGCGCTCACGGAACAGGCTCAGGGCTCATATAGCCCAGAAAGTTGGGCGTTATCTGGAATCACAGTCCCAAGCCCAGACTCGAGAAGCGGCCCATCTCACAGCGTGACGTGAGGTCCGGACTCGTCGTCAACGAGCAGCCACCAACTGACGACCAACCGCGGACCAAAACGAGCTGCAAGCTCTCTTGGTGTGCTCAGCTCAGCTGTGCTCTGCTCCCTCCAAGAATTCCTCCTTCTATCTCAGTCCAGCGTCGTCTTCTTCCAATTGTTATCCCTCACCACTCTCCCCCCCAGCCGGAACGGTGGTTGAAGAGAGCGCCGTCTATCCACTAATGGCGGAGGAGACCGAGACAAAGCAGCTCTTCTCTCCGTCAGATGTCTCGCTCCACACATCCAGGAAGGAATGCTGGGTCGTCATCCATGGAAAGGTTCGTCAGGGTCTCAGAGGCAGGGCAGAAAACTTTGTTCTCCTGTTTTAGCTTCAGGAGATCTGGTTTGGTTGCTTGATTTGCTTAATGGTCTGATCCTCtctcctttttttcctttgactTCGTTGCTTTTCAGGTGTACGATGTGACCAAGTTCTTGGAGGACCACCCCGGTGGAGAGGACGTGCTGCTCCATGTATCCGGTATAGTATCCATTCATTCAATGCTGATCTAAAAAAATCCATTATCTGCCTCTTCTGTTTGAATTCTGGATTTTAACTCTTAATGTTGCCTCCTGCAATCTATTGACACTACACTACACTACTATTGCAACTTCTTCTTCATTTCTAATCACTTGAAACATTTATCAATAGCTCCATGCAatatttttagaaaaaaaaaCTTAGTATTAGTAGTAATAGCACAATGCTGAGTTGCTGCATCAGAATCATGATGTAGCTGTTTTCTCCAGAGCAACCGTGCCACATGAAATGAATTTATCTGCAAGCTAAATATCCATTGACTGATTTTGAGTGGATTATATTTTGGAAACACATCATTTAGGAAAGCTTTTTTAAAATAATATCATTTAGGAAGGTTGGAGATGCAACGATGCACTAAAAGTGACCACTTATGCATTGTGTTATTACACCTATCACTTTGATCTAAAAATACTTAGCACACTCATGTTGCGTTAAATCTTACTTTTCTATTGAAGAAAGGGAGTGTTCCCCGATCTCATTAACAAAATCACGGTAGAAGTCTGTTAGAGGAAATAAAATGCAGGAAAATAAAAACCGAGTCACCTAGATCCTAGgtttttttttaattattttaataaaatataaaaataTGCAGTGAGGAAACTCACTGTTcagcttcaaaaaaaaaaagatcctAGGTTTTTATTACAAGGACTCTACTTCCTGACTAAGGTTTTTGACAACTGAAATACAGGCACAAAATCTTTTTTTAACAGAATAGACGGAAACTTTATTTTCTGTCAGCGATAGAATGGGCTATACTTTTGTTCTAGCTCTGTTGCAGAATATTCATCGCCCCACCATTTTCATATTACTGATGTTTTTCTTAGGAACCAATATTGGTTCACTTCAGTAGTTGGAAATTCGAACCACGATATTTGGAAATATAGGGAGACCAACTTATGAAAGTTAGCACATTTTGTTTTCTTGTGGCAAATGATGTATTCCACTAAATTTTCAAGCCTCATTGGTCACACTAACATTTTATTCTTGTAATCGCCACACTGATTCCATGACAACTTATCGCCTTTCAACTGCACGTGTTATTAAAAAAAAAATAACTAATGGACAAACACAGTAATATTTACACTTCCAACATAGCTTTCAATGCGATCCATCTGAAAATGGACATACCAAAAGTTACTGATGAGTTGCTAAACTGTATTTCTTCTGTCTTTGATCAATTCTTGAAGCCTCTGGGGACGCCACAGAGGCATTTGAAGATGTCGGCCACAGTACATCAGCCATCAGCATGATGAGCAGTTACCTGATTGGAAGCATTGAGGGCTATATGCCTCCCAAAGCATCTGAGCATACGACAGTAGGTGGCAGTGATGAGCCGCCAAATTCGAGAACAACGCAAAGGAATAAAGGCTCTCCTGCTCCAAACACATTTCTGGACTTCGTGCTCCCTTTATTTATGCTTGGCCTGGCCATTGCAGCTTGGTACTACCTAACCTTCGTGGCCAAGAGTTAGTAAATTTGGTGAAGATTCATATAATTGCGCATTGTGTATGTTACTATTGTCGCTGCTGCAGCGATATGTTTCAAGGAGATAAACCTGGTCATATAATCATTTTGACCTGATGGAGGTTTCTTGATGTGGCTTGAAAGGACTAGGCAAATTTCTCCCGATATATTGTGTTGTTGTTGGGTCTGCTTGGAGGCTAGCCAACCTGTAGCACTGAAATGTATGAATGGGGGCATTTGCGTTTCGTTTCGCTTCCAATCGATTGTGCAAAGAGTTTACCGTAGTTATGTGCTAGATGTTCCAAGTGACCTAGTATTTGTTCACTTGACACATAAACAGAACACACAGATCCACTGAGCAATTATCTAGAACTCTATGAAATCATAGTGACGCGGTTTAGTACATAGAAGAATCTATTAATGTAAGCTACAGATAGTAATATGCTAGCCCTGCTCGCCTGTACATACTGAAACATAGAAGAACAAACCAGATACTTGTTTATGAGTGGACCATGCTTATATCAGCCATCTCTAGGCTAGAATCAAGCATGCTATGTTACAATGATGCCCTTAAGTGGCAACTGGCAACTAAAATCCTAAAAAAATGGTTCATAGTGTAAGTCGTGAGTTAATGAACCATTTAGTTTCAGATTTAAAACGTTTGTGTTCTCTAAACAGAGTTTGGTACCTTTACAAAGGTGGAACGTAGCCAGGTTAGGGTTAGCCACCATCTAGCGAATCCGCTAGGCTGGAACGCCGCTCTGAGACTTTGTTTAGTTCCGAGCCTGATGACCTTCTTCAGGTGCTCGAGCTCGATCGTTGTGTAACCCTGTCTGATTAATAAAGTTCCTATTTTACCAGCAAAAAAATGAACCATGATCCAGTGACAATTGCAGTTATGATGGAATTCAGACTGATTGTAACTTAATTTTTTCAGAAGTTCATATTTATCAACATTAGAAAAGAAACTATGAACATAGATAACCCCGAAGAAATCAAAGATGATgtgaaatctagtactccctccgatccacaatAAGTGTCGGGTTCTAATTCAAATTCTAAAATCAATTAATGTTTCGAATTGTAAGTTATTAATTAATGGACCATGAATTCCAGTGACAACTGTCAATGTTATTTATGATGAAGTTCAGACTGATTGTAACTTAATTTATTCAGAAGTTCATATTAATCAACATTACAGATGAAAAGACTATAGGGAAACTATATGAGCATAGATTTGCTCGGATATCCCTGAAGAAATCAAAGATGCTATGAAATCTATTACTCCGTAGTCCGATTGGCCTTGACATGCGTTAAACCTTTCTTTGTCCTTTTACTTGACAAATGTTGCTGCTTATCCCTAATAGTATAATTAAATACTGCTTGCATTTCTTTTTCAAGAGCAGCTGGATCACAGGTAAGGATATTTGACAAACCTCGTTCTCTATAAATATTCTAATACCTTGAGCAATCAGTAGTCCGTCCGACCTTCCCTCTATGCCACTACCATGGCAGTATGGCACATGAGAAAAAACATTGACACCCCAAGAGAATATGACCTGGTACAGAGTTGGGGACATGCAAGATCTTTAGTTGAAAAAAGAGGAAATGTAACTGATAGAAAATAATACAACCATATAAACAGTTTGACACAGTTTTCCATGCAATTGCAGTTGTTTACGTTAGTTCGATAGGCTGTATGCGAGCTGTGATTGCCATTACATAATAGCGTGTTATCAGTAATATGAAAACTTGCAGGTATTTGGATAGTATTAAATCATGTGTAACAAAGCAATCGCTGACCTAATTTTGTCGGCAAGAACACCCAAAATTCTGAGGAACATTCTTTGACCGGTCGTAAGTCAAACTTTTTGATACATCATGCACGGCATACCTTGTTGTGGGTGCCTATGAAGAGCGACCGCTTCTCGGGCTTGCAATAGTTGCATCAGAATGGATGGCCTCATCCCCTTGGTCCTGAAGGttctcaagaagaagaagaaggccatGGTCTACTACAGGTCCGTCTCCTCAGGTTCGGCGCGCATcgacatcgccatgctcgccggGCAGGACCTCTTCATGACTCCTCAGGCTCAGCTGGGCCCCAGGTGGCAGCATGGAGGCGACCGTGCTGCTGCACCCATAGCCATGAACATTGCAGCACCACTCAGGGAGAGAGGCAACGCGCAGGCATGGCGAACCGCTGTCATGGAGCCAATGCCACGGGAGACATTCTCGCCGCGCAGGCACAAGGCGGCTGCCTTGTACCGGGGCACAGGTAGAAGCTGTCTTGGTGAGAAATGACGATGATTCTGTGCAATGTTTTGTTTGTTAATTTATACTTTGTAACGCGAGGTCCCCTAAGGTGGCGATCGTACTATTCATTCGTGATAATAAGGATTACTCCATATTAAAAAAAGGGAAACGCTTTCGATCCGGCGACCGATCGCTCGCCAGCGATCGGTCGTCTCGCTCGCCAGCAATCGGTCGTCTCGCTCGCTCCCATGCGGCCCCTATATGGGCCTGATTTTTCGGCCCAAAACTGAAGTGTTGCTTCTTTATAAAGAAATCTACAATATTGTTTCCAGATTGTAACAATTAGATAAAAAATTATTGTAAATTTACACTGACATAATTTGTAAGATATTTCTAAGTGATATGTTACGAAATGTGTGTTTCTTGATATGTTGTAAACACATGACTTTTTTGTTGGAATTATTTGTGATTTTTGGTGTAATTGTTTTAGTCATGGATACTTTTTTTTCGTAGAGATATTGTAAATGTTCGTTAGTTTTGTAACAATTGCGTATAAAAGTTATAGAGAAAGCATATCAGAGATGTTGTAATGTTTACCTGGACGTTTGCCATAAATTATTTTGTTGTAATCGCCAATattttttgtaaaaatatgatgaggacatgattacctccgatttgaaggcatatcttggtgaaaaagatgagactacgtcgaggacgacttcaattcaagtaggggaggatgatgaggacatctctatgatagatacaaccaatactcctacagccACATTTCAGGTACAGTCGTTACGAGGAATCCTTcatgatatatatgagaatatgatgctgcctaaatcaaatgtatttatattatttaggaatggatctagcatggacgccaagcattggattaggaacgtgcatggagatggcagcagacctgcaaggattcaggatggcgttgcaagcgaggatttcagaacattgaagccaccatagtgaagcaacgatgcttggatgaattatacaagttactccatcataaaattcgtccaaagagttagttttggtgctgcgtcaccttatttaatgggccaggcccatgtattttcggattaggtattttaggggattttaagaggccatataagtggaggaaggcccatttaggggtgtttttggccaaccctagctggttggacgaaaat encodes:
- the LOC127300748 gene encoding uncharacterized protein is translated as MAEETETKQLFSPSDVSLHTSRKECWVVIHGKVYDVTKFLEDHPGGEDVLLHVSASGDATEAFEDVGHSTSAISMMSSYLIGSIEGYMPPKASEHTTVGGSDEPPNSRTTQRNKGSPAPNTFLDFVLPLFMLGLAIAAWYYLTFVAKS